The DNA segment ACTAAAGATTCAAGAGCAAAATTTCCTTTTGCTTCAATAATTTTATAATTCTCTAAAAGAACTAAATTAGAATGCTTTTTCATCAAAGCAGTTTCACTTTCATCCGCATCTAACTTAGAATCAGCTATAAAATATACTTTAGGAGAAATATCTAAAAGGTAATTAGCTTCAATAACAGCAGTATTTTTATGTCCATAAACAGCTATATCTCTTCTTCGATACAAAGCACCATCGCAAATAGCACAACGGGATATCCCTCTTTTTTCAAATGAATCTTCTCCAGGTATTTTGAATTCTTTTTCCCGAATTCCCGTACATACAATTACACTTTTTGCATTATAAAAACCTTCATCTGTTTGAATAACAAATAAATCATCATTTTTTTGAATAATTTGTACAGAAGAATTTACTACAGGTATCTCATTTTGTTGAACTTGCTCAATAAAATGTTTGGCAAGATTCTCGCCGCTACCAAAAATTCCTGGATAATTATCAACTTCATTTAATTTAGAGACTTTACTAGCAATACTATTTTTTTCGAAACAAATAATATCAATATTAAATCTTTTTAAATAAATTGCAGCAGTTATTCCACCAGGTCCCATGCCTATAATTGCACAATCATAATCTTTTTTAATCATTTAATAAAGCTCCTATTTCTTTAAATTGTTTAAATTCAAAATCAGGGCATGTATCATTTGGAAGTTTGCGCATTCCATAAGTTACTAATCCTACATCTATATTAGCAACAAGTCCGCATAAATAATCTGTATACGCATCACCAATATAAATGACTTCATCATTATCATTTTGAAAAAAGTCTAAAATTTTAAGCAAAGACTCAGGATAAGGTTTAGGTTTACTTACATCATCAACAGATATAATAAGTTCAAAATATTTAAGTAAATCAAAATATTTTAAACATGCAATTGCTGCATCTTTGCGACGAGAAGTACAAATAGCTAAATGATATCGTTTTTTCAACTCATCCAAAACAGAAATCTCATCAGGGTATAGCGTAGTATATTTTTTTAAATTTTCTTTAGAAAATCTTTCATATTCATCAAATAATATTTTTTTATCAACATTAGGAAAATATTTTTCAAAGGTATCTTCTAAAGTTGGACCAGAAAAAGATAATAACTCTTTTAAGCTAGGCATATATTCTTTTCTATATTTTTGAAACAAATTTAAAAAAGCCAAGCATATATATAAATCTGTATTTAAAAGGGTTCCATCAATATCAAAAACAATAGTTTTATATTTACTCATTTAGATATCCTATCCTCAGCCTTTTTTGCTTTTAAAATTTTTGGCAAAAATCTATTTAAGACGAATAAAGCTAATCCTATAGCGATAAAGCAATATGCCATAATTGAAGAAGCATAGACATTTTCATTTCCCATAATAAAATTAGAATTTCTCATCGGTTCAAGAATCGAACGAACAATTCCATACCAAGTAAAATATAAACAGAAGCCATCACCCCCATGATAAACATTTTTTTGTTTCATCAAAGAAATAATAAAGTGCATGATAATTAAATATCCACAAATGTTTATAATACTTTCGACTAAAAATAGAGGAACGTTTATTAAAGATGGATTACTTGTTGTAACTTGCA comes from the Firmicutes bacterium CAG:345 genome and includes:
- a CDS encoding thioredoxin reductase (product inferred by homology to UniProt) produces the protein MIKKDYDCAIIGMGPGGITAAIYLKRFNIDIICFEKNSIASKVSKLNEVDNYPGIFGSGENLAKHFIEQVQQNEIPVVNSSVQIIQKNDDLFVIQTDEGFYNAKSVIVCTGIREKEFKIPGEDSFEKRGISRCAICDGALYRRRDIAVYGHKNTAVIEANYLLDISPKVYFIADSKLDADESETALMKKHSNLVLLENYKIIEAKGNFALESLVLKNNETNEEKEIKVSGLFLYVGNSTSTQFLPFPDIFDEKGFIEVDDKQETKIPGLFAVGDVTNSILKQIVVAAGDGAKASLGVKKYLQGK
- a CDS encoding pyrophosphatase ppaX (product inferred by homology to UniProt), producing MSKYKTIVFDIDGTLLNTDLYICLAFLNLFQKYRKEYMPSLKELLSFSGPTLEDTFEKYFPNVDKKILFDEYERFSKENLKKYTTLYPDEISVLDELKKRYHLAICTSRRKDAAIACLKYFDLLKYFELIISVDDVSKPKPYPESLLKILDFFQNDNDEVIYIGDAYTDYLCGLVANIDVGLVTYGMRKLPNDTCPDFEFKQFKEIGALLND